Proteins encoded by one window of Mailhella massiliensis:
- a CDS encoding GDYXXLXY domain-containing protein, translating to MSFLPPLPSSARLPGMTVFTAGFALVFAAAVYFFAWNWYGLPEAARFLLTGGASALCLALSFLAERKNRRSAAALALLGSALSTGIFWVTFGQIFQSGATAWELCLVWAACVLPLFLLRGNASLWNLLVTLLFIASCVRPFPLLPTSFRELSLLPPLITAAGSCALALFPPLRRRSPCGLNAWLALPLTLLAASATALCVQLILFYPDIKTGLPEAAAGPAALAIVLAAALRFRHAPALCEAALALVVLLNALILRGFDHLSSAALAFLFTAANIFFASLLALALPRLRQKNSRRPLSPGLFSLVPSILGGFFAAVSFIALITLTFLDNAVALHSAGLACMICGIVLWRRRGTHVFRSVLSSALVSGGSLCFHLSLFDYAFPVIMASVWAASLFIYLLMNSPIPRFFAMFWALVTSLVLLPQSVSAGVPLYLLLAFLLFLPLVAAAFGRFPRGMLRPAALACLSVLPALPLSMPSPAFEETTERILITIAALNLAFLLLRQLLPPFSAALPRPGKLAAGIAALLPVWFFSPLESLFALNLIFAGVTNAPNHDSAENKDAPAFDKVLTGMGIVILAASLVLFYYAIDHYFPLETMAMAALETGTHFLSMTMAAGIPGLCLLFLGMQMERRPRPETPEKPESPPLPSLLRHGLPFALIASLMTAVACTAIVDRKKLLQTGDEILLSFRPRDPRAFMIGDYMDLTYDIERYSPVEGPLCMPLAVDELGIARPIPDAVKQGDCTGVPAPAVLVDAPSHGFTRLRLPHRYYFEQGLARVYADAAFAVLRCDRNNNCLLKGLADADRRPLLPPRK from the coding sequence ATGTCTTTTCTGCCGCCGCTTCCCTCGTCTGCGCGCCTGCCCGGCATGACCGTTTTTACCGCAGGCTTCGCCCTCGTCTTCGCCGCCGCCGTCTACTTCTTTGCCTGGAACTGGTACGGGCTGCCGGAGGCCGCCAGGTTCCTCCTCACCGGAGGCGCTTCGGCCCTGTGCCTTGCGCTTTCCTTTCTTGCCGAGCGCAAAAACCGCAGGAGCGCAGCAGCCCTTGCCCTCCTGGGCTCGGCGCTGTCCACCGGCATCTTCTGGGTCACTTTCGGACAGATTTTCCAGAGCGGAGCCACGGCGTGGGAGCTGTGCCTCGTGTGGGCGGCCTGCGTTCTGCCGCTCTTTCTCCTGCGCGGAAACGCTTCCTTGTGGAATCTTCTGGTCACGCTGCTCTTCATCGCTTCCTGTGTGCGGCCTTTCCCTCTGCTTCCCACCTCCTTCCGGGAGCTCTCCCTTCTGCCGCCGCTCATCACCGCCGCAGGAAGCTGCGCTCTCGCTCTCTTCCCGCCTCTGCGCCGTCGCTCGCCCTGCGGACTGAATGCCTGGCTTGCCCTGCCGCTCACGCTGCTTGCGGCATCGGCAACGGCCCTGTGTGTTCAGCTCATCCTCTTTTATCCCGACATCAAGACCGGCCTGCCGGAAGCGGCGGCAGGCCCTGCGGCACTTGCGATCGTGCTTGCCGCCGCCCTGCGCTTCCGCCATGCCCCAGCCCTGTGCGAAGCGGCGCTCGCCCTCGTCGTGCTTTTGAACGCGCTCATTCTGCGAGGCTTCGACCATCTCTCCTCTGCCGCTCTGGCCTTCCTCTTTACCGCGGCCAACATCTTCTTCGCCTCTCTTCTGGCCCTCGCCCTGCCCCGCCTTCGGCAAAAAAACTCCCGCAGACCGCTTTCCCCCGGCCTGTTTTCCCTGGTCCCGTCCATCCTGGGCGGATTTTTTGCCGCAGTCTCCTTCATCGCGCTCATCACCCTTACCTTTCTGGACAATGCCGTTGCGCTGCACTCGGCAGGACTTGCGTGTATGATATGCGGCATCGTGCTCTGGCGCAGGCGCGGAACGCACGTTTTTCGTTCCGTTCTCTCCTCCGCACTCGTTTCGGGCGGTTCGCTGTGCTTCCACCTGTCGCTGTTCGACTATGCCTTTCCCGTCATCATGGCTTCGGTATGGGCGGCGTCCCTGTTCATCTATCTGCTGATGAACAGCCCCATACCGCGCTTCTTCGCCATGTTCTGGGCGCTCGTCACCAGTCTCGTCCTCCTGCCTCAGTCGGTGTCCGCAGGCGTTCCCCTGTACCTTCTTCTTGCTTTTCTTCTCTTCCTGCCCCTCGTTGCCGCGGCCTTCGGCCGTTTTCCCCGGGGAATGCTGCGTCCGGCGGCGCTTGCCTGCCTCAGCGTTCTTCCCGCCCTCCCTCTTTCCATGCCCTCTCCTGCTTTTGAAGAGACGACGGAAAGAATCCTCATCACCATTGCGGCGCTGAACCTTGCCTTTCTTCTTCTCAGGCAGCTTCTTCCGCCGTTCTCCGCCGCCCTGCCCCGGCCCGGAAAACTCGCGGCCGGCATCGCGGCGCTTCTGCCCGTCTGGTTCTTCAGTCCGCTGGAAAGTCTGTTCGCGCTGAACCTCATCTTTGCAGGCGTCACGAACGCCCCGAACCATGACTCGGCCGAAAACAAGGACGCTCCCGCCTTCGACAAGGTGCTCACAGGCATGGGCATCGTCATTCTTGCCGCAAGTCTCGTGCTCTTCTACTACGCCATCGACCACTACTTCCCGCTGGAAACCATGGCCATGGCGGCGCTGGAAACCGGAACGCATTTTCTGAGCATGACCATGGCCGCAGGCATTCCAGGACTCTGCCTGCTCTTCCTGGGGATGCAGATGGAACGCCGTCCCCGGCCGGAGACGCCCGAAAAGCCGGAGTCCCCGCCGCTCCCGTCCCTTCTGCGGCACGGCCTGCCGTTTGCGCTCATCGCCTCTCTCATGACCGCCGTTGCCTGCACGGCCATAGTGGACAGGAAAAAGCTGCTGCAGACAGGAGACGAAATTCTCCTTTCCTTCCGCCCCCGGGACCCGCGCGCCTTCATGATAGGCGACTACATGGACCTGACCTACGACATCGAAAGATATTCCCCGGTGGAAGGACCGCTCTGTATGCCCCTTGCCGTGGACGAGCTGGGTATTGCCCGCCCCATACCGGACGCCGTAAAGCAGGGCGACTGCACGGGAGTTCCCGCACCTGCCGTACTCGTGGATGCCCCCTCCCACGGCTTCACAAGGCTTCGTCTGCCGCACCGCTACTACTTCGAGCAGGGCCTTGCCCGGGTGTACGCCGACGCGGCCTTTGCCGTGCTGCGCTGCGACAGGAACAACAACTGCCTGCTCAAAGGCCTTGCCGACGCCGACAGACGGCCCCTTCTCCCGCCGCGGAAGTAG
- a CDS encoding CatA-like O-acetyltransferase, with protein MREVAFHVIRRETWERSGYFDYYFHTLRCRYNIGADLDIGALQRFRRERGLKFFPVMLYIVMRAVNRHREFRMAFNERKELGYWDEVWPCYTLFHPENETFTDVWSEYSEDFSLFYAAVAEDMERYRHVTGRLKAKDGQPPHICPVSSVPWLTFTHFAQDTYAESDFLSPLVKFGKYAERGGTCIIPVSVSVHHAVADGFHTCRLINDMQDMASFPERYLS; from the coding sequence ATGCGGGAAGTGGCATTTCATGTCATCCGTCGGGAAACGTGGGAAAGAAGCGGCTATTTCGACTACTATTTTCATACGCTCAGGTGCCGCTACAACATCGGAGCAGACCTCGATATCGGCGCGCTTCAGCGTTTCCGCAGGGAAAGGGGACTGAAGTTTTTCCCCGTCATGCTGTACATCGTCATGCGCGCGGTGAACAGGCACAGGGAATTTCGCATGGCCTTCAATGAGAGGAAGGAACTGGGATACTGGGATGAAGTGTGGCCCTGCTACACCCTGTTTCACCCGGAAAACGAGACTTTCACCGATGTCTGGAGCGAGTATTCCGAGGATTTTTCCCTCTTCTATGCCGCGGTTGCGGAAGACATGGAGCGCTACCGCCATGTAACGGGCCGCCTCAAGGCGAAGGACGGGCAGCCGCCCCACATCTGTCCCGTATCCAGCGTGCCGTGGCTTACCTTCACCCATTTCGCGCAGGATACCTATGCGGAAAGCGACTTTCTTTCCCCTCTCGTCAAGTTCGGCAAGTACGCCGAAAGAGGGGGAACATGCATCATTCCGGTATCGGTTTCCGTGCATCATGCCGTTGCCGACGGCTTCCATACCTGCCGTCTCATCAACGACATGCAGGATATGGCTTCCTTCCCGGAACGGTATCTGAGCTGA
- a CDS encoding AzlD domain-containing protein yields MRDAYVYIAVMAVVTYLIRVLPLTLIRREIHNVTVRSFLYYIPYVTLSVMTFPAILDATGSQISGFAGLAAAVVLAWFGASLFSVAVAACVLVFVIELFIC; encoded by the coding sequence ATGCGTGACGCGTACGTTTATATCGCGGTAATGGCCGTGGTGACCTACCTCATCCGTGTGCTGCCGCTTACCCTCATACGGCGGGAAATACACAACGTCACCGTGCGTTCCTTCCTTTACTACATTCCCTACGTCACCTTGTCGGTCATGACCTTTCCTGCCATACTGGATGCGACGGGCAGTCAGATTTCCGGTTTTGCGGGACTCGCGGCGGCCGTGGTGCTTGCCTGGTTCGGGGCGAGCCTGTTCAGCGTGGCCGTGGCGGCCTGCGTGCTGGTGTTCGTCATCGAGCTTTTCATCTGCTGA
- a CDS encoding AzlC family ABC transporter permease codes for MADHKKNFLDGMRDGIPIALGYFAVSFTLGIACRNIGLSALHATVMSFTNLTSAGEFAALGIMAAGASYWEMALSQLVINLRYMLMSCSLSQKMAPDTPMYHRLLVGYGVTDEIFGISVNVPGRLDPFYAYGAICIASPAWALGTFLGVVLGNVLPARIVVALSVALYGMFIAIIVPPARKDRLLAALIVVSMVLSWIFARVPLFDGISGGMKIIILTVLVSGVAAVLFPVDKGFAGGERKEEGGSEHA; via the coding sequence ATGGCAGATCACAAAAAGAACTTTCTGGACGGAATGCGCGACGGCATACCCATTGCGCTGGGCTACTTCGCCGTATCCTTCACACTGGGCATAGCCTGCCGCAACATCGGTCTTTCCGCGCTGCACGCCACGGTGATGAGCTTCACCAATCTTACCTCGGCCGGCGAGTTCGCCGCCCTCGGCATCATGGCAGCCGGAGCCTCGTACTGGGAGATGGCTCTTTCCCAGCTTGTCATCAACCTGCGTTACATGCTCATGTCGTGTTCGCTTTCGCAGAAGATGGCGCCGGATACGCCCATGTATCACCGCCTTCTGGTGGGCTACGGCGTGACGGACGAAATCTTCGGCATTTCCGTGAACGTGCCCGGCAGGCTCGACCCGTTCTATGCCTACGGGGCCATCTGCATCGCCTCTCCGGCCTGGGCCCTCGGCACCTTTCTCGGCGTGGTGCTCGGCAACGTGCTGCCCGCCCGCATCGTAGTGGCGCTCAGCGTGGCGCTGTACGGCATGTTCATTGCCATCATCGTGCCCCCGGCCCGCAAGGACCGCCTGCTGGCAGCGCTGATCGTCGTTTCCATGGTCCTGAGCTGGATATTCGCCCGGGTACCTCTGTTCGACGGGATTTCCGGCGGCATGAAGATCATCATTCTCACGGTGCTTGTTTCCGGTGTGGCCGCCGTGCTCTTCCCCGTGGACAAGGGCTTTGCCGGTGGAGAAAGGAAAGAGGAAGGAGGGAGCGAACATGCGTGA